From one Odontesthes bonariensis isolate fOdoBon6 chromosome 14, fOdoBon6.hap1, whole genome shotgun sequence genomic stretch:
- the LOC142399503 gene encoding ubiquitin carboxyl-terminal hydrolase 42-like: MAVTDRASEKSDHESVGFNPSSFTYQDVGMDNSISSSRTEDNRLTLKWPQVHPIGAGLHNMGNTCFLNSALQCLTYTPPLANYMLARMHSKTFIAEHFNYGSQEDAHEFLHYTLEAMQRSCLPETPMDRQTIIDQVFGGCLRSRVKCSNCKAVSDTFEPFLDLALDITEASSVSKALKHFVKSEKLGGENSYKCSKCNTMVTAKKGFKIHRSPNVLTLSLKRFTNFSNRKITKDVKYPEFLDLQRYMSQSEGEPQIYRLYAVLVHSGAHCHSGHYFCYTKASDGQWYKMNDSTVSLSDIHTVLKEEAYLLFYIK; this comes from the exons ATGGCCGTAACTGACAGAGCTTCAGAAAAGTCTGACCACGAGTCGGTCGGATTTAATCCATCTTCCTTCACCTATCAAGACGTGGGGATGGACAATAGTATTTCCAGCAGTCGGACAGAAGATAACCGTCTCACCCTAAAGTGGCCCCAGGTTCACCCCATTGGTGCTGGCCTGCACAACATGGGGAACACCTGCTTCCTCAACTCAGCCCTGCAGTGTCTCACCTACACTCCTCCACTGGCCAACTATATGCTGGCACGGATGCACTCCAAAACGT TTATTGCGGAGCACTTCAACTATGGAAGCCAAGAAGACGCTCACGAGTTCCTGCATTACACATTGGAAGCTATGCAAAGGTCCTGTTTACCTGAAACCCC AATGGACAGGCAAACTATCATCGATCAAGTATTTGGCGGATGCCTCAGGTCCCGAG TGAAATGTTCAAACTGCAAAGCGGTCTCCGATACATTTGAGCCTTTTCTGGATCTTGCACTGGACATTACG GAAGCTTCCAGTGTCTCCAAGGCCCTGAAACATTTTGTCAAGTCAGAAAAGCTGGGTGGTGAAAATTCCTACAAATGCTCAAA GTGTAATACAATGGTCACAGCCAAAAAGGGATTTAAAATCCACCGCAGCCCCAATGTGCTTACCCTCTCACTCAAACgattcacaaacttctctaacAGAAAAATCACAAAG GATGTGAAGTATCCAGAGTTCCTGGACCTGCAGCGCTACATGTCTCAGTCTGAAGGGGAGCCCCAGATCTACAGGCTGTACGCTGTACTGGTTCACTCTGGAGCCCACTGTCACTCTGGACACTACTTCTGCTACACTAAG GCCAGCGACGGACAGTGGTACAAGATGAACGACTCTACTGTGTCTTTGAGCGACATCCATACGGTTCTCAAAGAAGAAGCTTATCTTCTTTTCTACATCAAGTAA